Genomic window (Equus asinus isolate D_3611 breed Donkey chromosome 8, EquAss-T2T_v2, whole genome shotgun sequence):
GAGTTCCCAGAGCCCCGGGGGCTGGTCGGGCCTCTGCTGCTCctcactgccctgccctgccctgcagggACCTGCAGTTGTGTGGGGTTTAGCCAGAGCCGGGCCATTGGTCCTCACACAGTCGCTGGCAGAACCCGGTGACAACCGAGTTGTCCCTGAAGATCCACGTGTAGGATCAGTTGAGATCAAGTTAAGACAAGGAAAAACCAAGACGTGCAAGTGGAAGCCACAGTTGCAGCTCAGGCACAGAGGCGCGGCTGGGCCGACCCCATGAGAAGTAACCCTTGCGGAGAAGCCCCATGTGGCTGGTGGTCTAGGCCCCAGGACAATGACTGTGGGGCTTGCCCCTCCTGCCACACCAGAAGCTTCTTCCTGGGGATAAAGGGCACTCCCAACCCACTGTGGGCACTCGGTGGCGGTTTGCCATAAGCGCCAACAGTGGGCTCACAGACCCTTCTCAGGCTGAGGGCAGTTCCAGGCCCGGATGCTCACTCAACGAGACAAATCTAATCAGGATGCTATGTCAGGGGCCCCATTCTAAACTGTGGCCAGGGCCCGCACTAAACGCAGGCAGCCGTGGTCCTCACTGCACGGGTGGGTGCCCCTGCTCTTCTCCTCCGGAGGGTGGAGGTGGCCAGctctgccccgccccctccctccctgagctCTCATTTCTCCAACAAAGGGTCACTTGGCTTTGCATGGTGCCAGGGGAGGATGGGCAAGGCTGGCCCTCCATTGGACGTGCACCCCCAGAGCCGACAACTGGGCAGAGAAAGAAGATGGGGCTGCACAGGCCTGGCAAACTCAGAGAACAAGTTCCACATAGAACACCCGGCAGGTGACGTGGCAGACGAGGGGCTGGGGATGATGGGACAAGAAACAGAGCTgaggggctggcaccgtggctgagtggttaagtttgcgtgctctgcagcaggtggcccagtgtttcgttggttcgaatcctgggcgcggacatggcactgctcatcaaaccacgctgaggcagtgtcccacaagccacaactagaaggacccacaacgaagaatatacaactatgtaccggggggctttgtggagaaaaaggaaaaaagtaaaatctttaagaaaaaaaaaaagaaacagagctgAGGGCAAGATGAAGCGCTGGGCAAGGGCCGGGATCGGAAGGAGTCTCAGCAGCAGGAAGAGCCCTGGGGGAGTGGGTCAGGGGAAGCTGCAGACGGGAAGACTAGAAACCAGCTCCAACGCTCCACTTCCAGGCAAGGGCACGGGCAACAGGGCTCTGCCCAAGGCCCTGGCCACCTGGCGGGGCGTCATGGCCCCAGGGGAGGAGCCGAGTGGGGCGGGGTGTCAGCCTGTGGAGCACGGCCCCCACCTGCCCAACGCCACACAAAACACTCGACCACCTTTCCATCCAGAACCAAGGCTGTATTTATCGTCATTGACAAGAGAACAGAAAGTTTAAAATGCCGAGGGCCACAGTGGACACGGGGGTTGGAAACACAGACCTGAACTGACAAGGCTCGGAAGCGGGGCAGACACAGGTGTGGACATCAGGAAACAAAAGGGACGTTGATGGCAGGACACGGTGATGCCTGTGAGGTTCTGaaagcaaaatcaaaaccaaaaggaaattgTGCCGAAGCTTCCGCTGGTGGAGGAACTGAGACGGCCATGCCGACGCCGGCAGAGGAGAAAGCAGGTGAAGGCGCTGGGTTTGTCACCAGCTTTAGACTCTTCACTTCTGAAATTCTGCTTGTCTGGCACAGAACCCAAGAACACTGCACGATCCGCATGAGGGTCCACACAAGTGTCCCTGCGGCCAGAGCCGGCCAGTCCCGAGCCGGTGcccctggagctggggagccGGCAGGCAGGGGTCTGCTCTGTGGCGTCCTgcctccccggacagcccccaggCGGCCGGTGGCTTGCATAGTTGAAGGATCGTTGCTGCAGTTAAACTGGGAGGGCTTCCAACTGACAGCGAGGGAGTCTTTCGTGACCACGTTAAACAAACAACCACAGGGGCTTCTAGAAACTGTTTTTTATAAAGTCTACCTAGGTTAAGAATTTAATAAcgtcatatatttatattaacagACTATTTAcacttatttcactttttttaaaaacaaactgaaaaagaaattctcttaCACTTCTGCATAATAAGGCCAAAAAAAGTTTTGTACATTACtattaatgattattttaatatatatctgTAGCTTCGGTTCCAAGTACCACGGGAGGGCCAGGGCCGGGCCTGAGTGGGGCCTCACAGTGCGTTGGACAAAATGACCGTTTTTTCTccataaataagacaaaaaaactCCTGGCGCTCTGGAGAGGGATCAGAGGCCGTTAAGTCACAAACccgaactaaaaataaaaaagcaaaagtttCTTTTTTGTCTAAAGagcacaaaattgaaaaaaatacaaatctatTAAAAACGCTCTCACCTGTGGGAGAAAATGTACAAACTTCAGTTTTCTTCCGACAGCCTAACCTCAAGCTCGGAAAACACAAGCGCCCCCGGACCTGCCGCCGGCTGTGCTTGGGGCGGGACTACCGCGCCTCCACCTCCGGCGGGTTGCGGGACGGCGAGTAGTCGCGCGCCTCGCCGGGCCCATGGCCCCCGAGAGGCGTAGTCCTGCTCCGCGGCGGCGGCCCGGGGGGCGTGGGGGGCGCGCCCGCGGCCACCAGGGGGGGCGGCGCGCcgagcgcggcggcggcgggcggggtcCGCGCCAGGAGCCCGTTGTgcagcgcggcggcggcgggcccgAGGCGCGGGTAGTGCAGGGCGCCCAGCGCGGGCAGGAGCGTGACGCCGTCCAGGTGCGCGGCCCGCGCGCGCTCCAGCTCCTCGCGGCGCGCCTCCCGCAGGCGCTCGGGGCTGTAGTCGTGCGGCTCGCGGTCGCGGTAGGGGCGCTCGGGGGGCTCGAGGAGGGTGGCGGGGCCCGGGGGTGGGGCGCCGGTGGGCCCAGCGCGGCGCGGCAGCTCCAGGCCGCGGTAGGCGTCGCGCAGCGGCTCCCACGCGAAGCCCAGGCGCTCGCGGCCCGCGGGGCCCGGGCCGAGCTGCAGGGGCGCAGGGGGCGCGCGCGGGCGCTCGGGCGCGGGGTGCAGGCTGCCCGCCGGGGGCTCGGGCGCATCACCGTCCTCCCTGCACTCCTCCTTGACCTTCACGTCGCCCAGGGACGCCTTGATGTAGGGCGACGGCGGCCGCGCGACCAGCTTGGCGCCATCCTCCTTGGCCGGAGAGCGGCTGTCCTTGACGCGGGGCTCGGCCTCGCGCTCCGTGGGGACCCCTGGCCGGCTCGGCTCGCCCTGGCCGCGGAGCAGGAGACTGCTGACCGGGTGGCCCACGGGGGCTGCAGGCGACGCCCGGCTCAGCAGGCGCGTCTTCTCCAAGAGGTCCCTGGGAGCAACAGACAGACACCCCCATCAGCCTAGGAGAAGGATGTCACCCTCTGTGACAGGACACCCCGAAGCAAGCTGTTTGCTACCAAGTTCCCACCTCAGCACAGCGGGGCCATCGCCTAGGGCTGTGTGTGGGGGTCCCTCAGCACCCGAGTTCTTGCAGAATTGCTAGCAGCACACAGTGATGGCAAACCCGCACCCCCTCGAAGGAATCTCAACACCCACAGGCTCCCTCTCCTCATAAACCCGGAAACCAACTTTGCAGCAGAACCCAGGAGCTCTCCATGccaacccaggccaccgaatCTCTGAACCAGGACAGACCCTCAGCCAGGAACTTAGGGGAGTTCTCCGCCCAGGCCCCAAATCTACCCGAGGGCCGGGGGATCCTGGAATCCCTTCCTTGTCAAGTGTGGGCAGCCCGGCGGGGGTGGACCACAGCTCTACCTGCCCCATCACAGTCCTGCTGTCATCCCCCAGGGCTGGTTGTACACTGTGGCCTCAGCTGGGAACCCCCCCCAAAAGGGGCTGTGCCAGCTGCGAAGGTCAGGCCCGAGGCACTGGTTGCTTTTCCCCTCGCAGCCCCCAGGTGCCCCTGCCCCCCTGCCCTTGGAACCCCCTTGCTGCACCTGGCTACCACCCTACAGAATCTCAGCCCCTTGACCCTCTGCAATGACAGTGCTGCCTCCAGGACGTCCGCAGGCCCTGGGCTGTTTCCCGGTGTCCTTCCTCGGTCTTGTGACATATGTCCCCGCCGTTTTCTTTGCTAACTTGAGGTGGCACTCTCGCCTCACCCTCCCATCTCTGCGTGTGCACTCCCATGcccagcagtgcctggcacactgcaACGCCCCCCCAGTGAGATGCCCCAGACTCAGGATTCTGGGGAAAAGTCAGGGGAGAGGGTCTGGCAGAGACTGGCCGGAAGCCTTCCTCTGCTCCTGTCCACACAGCCAGCCACAACTCCTCAGGGCCCCCAGGTCCTAGACTCAGCCACTGACTTTGGAACATGACTCCTACCTCCGCTGCCCCACCTAGCCTAGCTGCCCCCATGGGCAGACAAGCTTGGCTCCTGCCCTCTAGGCAAAGGGGCATCCTACAAATGCCCCTCCCAGGCCCGGGCCCCCTGGCTCAGCAGCCCCCACCTGGATGGTCCAGCCCCCTCCCACATGCAGTAGTGTCCCCTGCCCACCCAGAGCCAGGGGTGAATCAGAAGCCTTCACTGGTCTGCTGACTAAGCTCCTCCAGAGGTCCCACTGTGGTCCACACACTGTTGTCCCTGTGCTGCCCCACGAGCGGGGGAAACAACTCCCCATGGCTCCTGCCCAGATCCTGCCCCATCAGAGGTCCTCCATGGGGGCAGGGTTGGGGTGCTTGCTGTGGGGGTCCTCTTTCTCTTGGCCTTTCCCCACCCCGAGGGTGCAGCCTTCACCTCCCTCCCAATGAGGGAGGTCTTAGGGCAGAGCCTAGTTTGACCCACATGCCCTACAGCTCTGCAGGAAACTGGGTGGGGACTGAGATGCTGGGAGGGTCAGAAGTGGagacgggggaggggagggggcacaaGAGGAGGGGGACAATGAATACTCACCGCTCTCGCTCCTCCCGGCACTTGTCTGGCTCTCGGTCGTGGTTGGTCAGAGCTGAGACCCGCTCGGCGTCTGCGGTCTTGGgccatggtggtggtggtgtaggGAAGGAGGGCGGTGCACGGTGCAGCCGGTTCCAGGCCTCATGGGGGCTGGGCAGGCCATGCAGCGTGGAGCCCTCCTTGGGGGCAAAGAGGCTGCCGCCAGGagctggggggggtgggggcgtgaGGCCAGTCCGCTGCCCACCCGCACCGAGTGTCCCCGCCGAACCGCAGGGCTGCTAGGGAAAAGGACAGTTCCCGGACCCCAGGCTGGTGCTGTGAAGAGGTGTTCCCCGGGGAGGGGGTGAGGCGGATGGCCGATCGGCACAGGAGCAGCCCCAGACTGCATGTGTGTGGACGTGCGTGCATGCACGCGCGTGTGGGGAGGATGCGTGTGTGCAGGAAGGGTGTGCACGCGTGTGCACGGAAAGCAGGTGCCGGCGGTCACTCACTCAGTGCATGGCTGCCCAGGCCTCCGAAGGCGTTGCTGCCCAGGCTCCCAAGGCCCCCAAAGGTGCCTGATCTGCTGAAAGGGTCTGTGGGGGCAGCCAGGACTCAGAGGTCTGTGTGGCTCCCACCAGGGCTCCCACCTGCACACGGGCCCTCCTCTGTGGCTCCAGAACCTGGCAGATGCCACCAATACAATTCCCACCCACCTATGTCCCTAGAGCCCCGAGGTCTGCAGAGGCCAGCCAGACCCCACGGACCTCAGGTGGCACCTACCTGTCAGGTGACCAGTGGGCAGGAAGCTGCCAGGATGGGCTGAGGGTCCAAATGGGTTGGTGGTGGGATGGGCAGCACCTGTGGGGGGCAGGTTGGTGGAGGCCCAAGTGCACCTGGAGCCACCTGTCTGTGGCTCGTTCCCAGGGTGGAGGCACCCCAGCTTCCTCTGGGAACCACTACTTCCATTGAAGCGCGTGACCAGGTAGGAATAGGTTTGGTCTCTTCCCTGGAATCTGGAGGACCCCAGGGGAGCAGGGATGGAGGAGGCAGTGATGGCAGTGGAGCCCCAGAGGAAAGAGGGCAGAAAGAGAAACGGTCTGAGACAGCCTTCACGAGCTGCTTCCGAAGCCAGTGATCCCGGAGTTTCCACCAGACAGCTAGTGAACGATCCTGGCTGCTCAGCAGTGGGTGGGGTCTTTGCTCCTGATGGGCACTGGCTTGAGCAGCTTCTCCTGTGGTGCCCCCCAGCTGCAGCCACAGCCCACAAGTGTTGCCACAGCATCAGCCTTGTCACCCCATCTGTGGTCCTGCCTGGCTCCCCCGACACCCCAGAACTGAACAGGTGAAAGGGGCATTGGCCTTGGGAAGGGGCTGTGGGGTGAGGAGCAGGCCCTGCCATGTGGGGTTGGGCAGGCGCCCTCTAATCTCAAGGACAGGTTTCTGCTAAGACCTGTGACGTGGGCACCCCCTCAcatctctccagctccctccatcTTTGGGGACCCCAACAATGGCGCATTCACAGCCTCCTGCTGGGGGCCCCCAGAGGTGAACTTCTCCACTGTGGACACATGCACTTTCCAATCTCCACGGAGCTCTCGACTAGAAAGTTAACCACGTCTGAATGACTCAGAAGTTGAAGATATCAAACCAGAGATGTGATAACAGCTGCCCTGGAGCTGATGGAGACAGCCTGTCAGTGGGAAATGGTTGCCTTAAAAGGCACATGCTGTAAGGAGAGGCCAATGAGCTGCCATTCAAGGAGTCATGAAGATGGGCAGGCAAACAGGcagccagaggaggaggggggcggGCGGAGCCCAGCCGAGGGTTCACAGGCACAGGGCCCAGGCCGGGTGGGGCAAGTCCCGGGGGAGGGGGATGGCAGAGGCAGAGCAGGACAGGCCGTGGGGGGAGCTCAGGCTCCGTGTGGCACCAAGGGCATGAGGCTGCAGCCTGGGCTCCACACTGAGCACATATCCCACAGGCTCCAGCCTAATTAGACTGCTGGCTGCCACCCTCTGCCTGGACTGGGGTCTGGAGGCCATCAGGGCATTGGGCCGGGGGCTGGGAAGAGCCACTGTGCTTgtgaggccagcccggtgaccCCGTCCATGCCTGTCACTCCAGCATGGTGGTGGGCCTACATGAAAATGGAGCGGGGAGTAGAGGGGGGGCAGTGGCGAGGGGACAGTCAGGGTGGCTCGCTCTCTCAGCCGTGAGGGTGGTTTATCCTGGGAGTGCTACTAGTGAGTCCTCCAACCTCGGGGTGCTCCTGGGAACCCCGACACAGCAAGACTGTGGTGTGTCTGCAGTGGGGGATGAGCATGGGGCCGTGGGAGCAGCTTCCTGCCATTCCGAGAAAAGCCCAAAGCCTccctgggagggagcagggctgcATGACGGGCAGCACAGGCCTCGCAGGCCGGGGAGGACATCAGTGTGAAACCCGGGAGAGGACGGAGCGCCCAGAGGGCACACGCATGGCTCGGGTGAGCCCCGGGAAGCGTGTGCAAGGATAAGGGGAGGACAGCAGAACTGATGAGTTACAGCAGTGAAAGGAAAACGCTGCTGtgtcagagggagaaggagaggtcaCTCTGCCCACTGGGCAGCCCCTCCTTGCAGCGCGGACGGCTGCTTCCTGGAGCCTTACCCGAGGCGGAGAGGAGGGGCCGGGCCAGGTCCTGCGGGTAGTGGAACCCGGCAAACACACCCGGGGCAGGGGGTCTGCTGAACAAGTCCAGCTTGGCGGCCACCTCCAGCTTGTGGGGGTCCAGCTGCATCTGCTGAGAGGGACAGAGTGTGTCCAGGGGCTGCCTCTATCCTACGATGGCCTGAGCCCGCGGCCCACAGAGTCGCAGTGCCCACGAACCCCCAGGTGCCATCTTGCCTGCTCTCGGGCACATAGAGGGGGTGAGGGACAGTAGACTTGTCCCAGTGATGTCCCCTGCCTCAGGGGACCAACCATCGTCACAGCCTGTGGTGCTAACACAGGTTACACTTGAGGTGTTTCCTTTTCATGTGGTCTGCTGCTGCATTTTACACTtaaagcacatctcaatttggacatTACACTCTCATCAGGAATAGTTTGTGTTTGGATTTTGTAAACTTGagttaaaaaagtaaattcacaTACCCAAGTTGTTGCAAATATGCTACGAGTTTTCCAACGACTGAATTTAGCATCagtattaaaatttaaacttactaaaattaaactaaaaagccTGTCCCTCAGTTGTGACAGCTTCATGAGGCAGGGGACCCGGCTGcgtcctccctctgctcctgctgcACAGTCTGCAGCAGGGGTGCCTCCATGAGCAGTGACGGTGGAGGGGCCACCCGTATGAGGACAGTCCCTCTGCCTTCCAGGGGCCCCACCCCAGCATCTTCACATCGAAATGCAGTGTTTCATTACAAACCCCTTTCGTTTGGCTTGTCCTTGTAGCATGTTTAGCACATCATGATTTTAAAGGTGTGTGTGGAGGTGACGTGTTACCCGATTGAGATGCACTAAAGGGCGTTAGATAGGAACCCTTCTGTGACGTGGGGCTGGGTCCCAGGGGGCCGAGGCTGCCATTTGCCCTGGCCCTCACCCACCCTGCCCTTGCTCAGCCCCCAGCCCGCTGTCCCCGACCTCCATAGCTGCCTCTTCCCTGTGTCATCGGAGTCACCCTGCAGGGAGGCTCCACCGTGGCCAGGGCACCTGCCACCACTGTGCTGGGACAGGGGACGGTCTTGCAGTTCCTCCCAAACCCCCACCCGGTCATCCAGGTGCTGACCTGGTGACCCCTGCCTCTCCACCGTGGGAAATGACCTCAGTTCTCTGCCCCTGCCATCCTGCCTGCTCCCCTTAACTACCCCTCACAGCCAGCTCAGTGCCCAGGCAAGGGGCacggggcagatgtgtgaggacTCTGGACACACGTGCAGGTGCGTGGAGCTGTGACTCGTGCTCACCTTCATCTTCTGCTGATGGTGGTAGATCTGCCAGGCGATCTGCACATGGACGGCACACCACTTCCCCGGCTTCTGCGACAGGATGGGCGACACGCTCAGCCGTGTGACCGGGGCCTCCTCGCTGCTCCCTCCTCATCACCCCAGATCCCTGCTGTCGCGGGGCACCCCCGGCCACCGTGGGGCACTTGTCTTCCACAGCCAAgggctctcccttcctcccaagATGTACTTACAcgtgcacacacgcgcacacccTCGTGTGCACagacgcatgcacacacactcaccctgACCGCTGTCCGGTACGGGTCGGACACCTGTCATCGACAGAGGAAACATTAGGTCCAGGCTCTGCTGGGGGACGAACCGCGGGGTGGGTGAGGACATGCCTACATGGCCTCCACTGGGGGGCTGGCCAGGATGCtcccagggagggaggaatgggcaCCACTGTCACCTACCCCaggggctttctggaggagggtGTGAACAGCACTGGCCCGGCCTGTTATCTCGATTGGGTTTGAAGTCTGAGGGGAGAGAGTTACAGGGAGTGAAACAACTGAGGAGACCCCAGGCCCAGGTAGCAGGAGACCCCCGAGGTGCCCATGCCCTCCTTGCTCTGCCTATGGGGCCCTGCATGCTGCCACCCACGGGCAGCCTGGCTTCCTACCACATTTTCAGTTCAGGGGTTTCTGCAACGGTTGGAATAAAAGGCTCTCGACACTGATGCACCTGGGCCAACGGCCAAGGCAGCTCTCCTTCAGGGAAGGTGAGCAGAGTAAGCCCGGTTTCCTGGCGTGGGGCCTGAGGTGGGGTGCTTCCTGCCTCAGCCCCCTGCAGTATGGATGGCCCTGTGTTGGCCACCTTACTCAGACCTTCCCTCTACAGTGCTCCTTCTGCCCCAAGCTGGAGCGGTCCCGGCGGAGGGTGACTGTGCATGAAGCATGGCCCTGGTGGCCCCTGGTGTACAGAAAgcctgccccaccctgccctgcccaaTTTCTGTCTAGTCTGAGAGCCCCGCAGAGGGTCATGGTGTTCTATATTGAGGCTGAGGCTGCTCGGGGGTACACGTGTCCACAGGGTCCTCTGCATACTGCCACTCCACTCCTGGGGATGCCTCGTTtggagcccccagccccctcccactgTGGGTACAGACAGACACAGCCCACTTGGCCTGGGTGCTCCCACCAGCACCTGGGTCACGACAGGTACAACAGCAGGGCGAGGGGGCAGAGCTGCTCCTGGAGACCAAGGATTGGGGGCCAGTCCTACAGcaacccaccccctccccccaccacaccaggGAGCAGCCAGTACCTTGGGTTGAAAAGCACCCTGCAGGGACCCAAAGGGGCCTGGGTGTGGGAGCAGGGTGGGCAGTCCTGGGATGGCAGGAGGGAAGGACGGGAAAAACTgtaagagaaggagggaggagtgtTCCAGGGCCTGGCCAGTGCTTGACATCCTGGGCAGGGAGGCAACATGGACAAGGCCTCCCTCCGGGCCAGTGcaccctcctctctgccctgccaCCCCAGCCCGCTTGGAGAGCCCACGGCAGACCAGCAGGAGCCTGGGCACAGAGACACTCACGTTGGAATGTCGGAAGTAGGGGCTATCCAGCTTGGGTGCATACTTGTCAAACtggaaggaagaaactgagagtGAGGCCTCCCCCACAGGTGACACCCTTCACTGGGCCCAGCACCCGCCCACCCCGGCTGGGCCGGGTGGTGGCCATGATGGCCATCCTGCCTCTTGAGGCCGTGGGCCTGCAGCCAGCCATCCCCCAGGCTCCCTGAGGGCGCTGGCTCCCGGCTCTGCACATGCCCTGCACACGCCCTAGGGGGCCCAGGTTCTCACACTGGGTGCAGCCCCTCCTCCTTCTGATGGCCCCACGACGGGAGGTGCAGACTCGCCCAACTGAGTGGTCTGCTTGTGTTGGCTGAGACCCAGGAGGAAGGCGCCACAGCCATGATGGGGGGCATGGAGCCCAGGGCTAGTGGCCAAGCTTTGGACACACCCAAGCCACCGACAAACTGGCAGGTCTCAAAGCGAAGCCTGGTGGGAAAGGACTCTACCCCACACAGCAGTTGGCTCATAAGTTCCTCCGTGGGCCCCAGGAACCCTCTTAGTCCTGTCTGGGCTTCCAGACCTGCTGTCCTGCTGCAAACCTAGACGTTGAGGGCCCCATGTGGGTGCAACTGGCCCTAAGGCCATGTCCTACATGTGTGGACACAGGGCACTTGCCGAAGCCCAGGAGAATGGCCCAGGACCCAGAGGGGACCAGAGGGAGGGGCTGcacggacagacagacagagagggacGGTGTCAGCCTGCGTGCGTGCAGAGAGCGTCTGCGTGTGCCTGTTGCGGGTCCCGCTGCCCGGGCcacccccgcccgcccgccggcacAGGGGCCTACGCACCGGCGGGGGTGCGGCGGGCGGCAGGAGCGGCGTCGGGGACAGCCCCGCGGGGAAGGGGGCGAATGTGTGTTGGTGCTGGTGTGTGTGCTGGTGTGTGTGTTGGTGCTGGTGGAATTCCGCCCGCAGCAGAGCCCCCGGGCCCAGGGGCGCGCAGGGCCGCTCGGCGCTCTGGACCAGAAAGCGCGCGTTCAGCTCTTGCCTGAGCAGCTCGCGATctacaagagaaaagagagagagacagagagacacgtCGGCCGCGGGCTCCCGGCGGGGCGAGGCGGATAGTCACCTGGCACTCCCGGGTTCGGCAGGCCAAGCCGTGGTGGCCGCTCGCTAGGTGCGGGCCCAGGGGTGGAGGTAAGAGAGGTGCCTGTGACCAAGTACCAATCAGAATCCCCGAATGAGGCTGGCAATACATGATTGGCTGGCTGAATGAGATCAACAGGCTGGCATCTAAAGGCAAGAGAGAACACGGTGAGCCACCGGGAGCCCCGAGACAGGCCCGCAGGGGAGCCCTGCCCTGCCTGGCTGCCGCCCGTCCCAGCCACCAGTGTCCCGGTCCCATCCCGGGGCACCAAGCTGCCCCCAACCCGGGCTGGGCTGACAAAATTCTAGGAAGAATTTGCAGACCCACAGAGAAATCCTTACTGACCTAAAATTTGACCCTGACAGAGCACCTGTGGGAACCAAGTGGAGGAGGAGGCCAGTGTTCACCTGGGACTCCGCTACTCCACCATTCTGCCCTAGAGGCCCCCAGCAGGCCTAGGAATGAGGGATGAAGAGAGGCGGCAGGCCTGGGGGCCCTGGTTGCCATGCCTATGGAGTCACTCTGGGCTTCACCCCCCCAGGTGTGTGACCAAGCCTGGCAAGGGCTCAGGAGGGAGCAAGacctgtctgtgtgtttgtgtacacCTGTGTGCACCTGCGTGTGCATGACCGAGGTCCGGGCAGGAAGCTTCCTCTGCAGAAGACAGTGAGACCCCTGGGAAAAGTGGCCTGCAGGGGCCACAGGGGCACTGCCACCTGGCCCGTGGGTTCCAGAGCAGGTGGACGGCATATGTGCCTTGGAGGCCAGCACACCTCCCCAGGGGCTGCGTCCCTTCCACCTGCCCAGGGCTGAGGATGATGGGGTGCACGGTGCCAGGACCTACCGGCAGGGTGTCCTGGGATGACCAGGCTGTTGGCCGGCAGTGCCGGGGGCGGGGGCAGTGTCGGGGGGGCGGCGAACATGGCCGCGTGGTGCTGGTGCTGGGCCTGCGAGCGGAGCGCCAAGTGTGAGGTAGAGAGGTGGGGGCCTGGCCCGTGAGGCGACAGAGACGCGTGCTTGGCGAGCCCGAGGCTGGCgccgctgctgccgctgctgctcctgctgcaggGATGGGGGGCGCTCAGTGCCCGCCGGCTGCACGCCCCACCCCACCTGAGGGATCCCACCCCTTCCCAGGACGGCCTCTGGACTCCTCATCCCCCGCCCCCCGCCTTGGGCCCCGCCCCCCGCACACCCACCTGAGGGTGTGCAGGCCGTTGTGCGCAGGCGCGCCGGGGCAGGGGCCCGGGAAGGCGCCCAGGGGCA
Coding sequences:
- the FBRSL1 gene encoding fibrosin-1-like protein isoform X15 → MEAKVRQSRRSRAQRDRGRRREAARDARDQSASSGDEPEPGPGKENACLPRAPPPRAPAARPPRRRRRESSSQEEEVIDGFAIASFSTLEALEKDMALKPHERKEKWERRLVKKPRESENCPSAEPSENGRPLEAGSPEQDLEPACDRGKKKVPLQPTKQMKVAVSRGGDSDDDSFHEAPSSRRSSSRDQLSDSSAQAVSGRGYSCDSESEDGDDKASVGSEKLFAPAASKGPTPGEKSAAKAGVAPKVSGLERSRELSTEPPFPPPARSPRASPPVKKEAPGPPRLTPPLPPAPSQPRAPLPTHVPLPLGAFPGPCPGAPAHNGLHTLSRSSSGSSGASLGLAKHASLSPHGPGPHLSTSHLALRSQAQHQHHAAMFAAPPTLPPPPALPANSLVIPGHPADRELLRQELNARFLVQSAERPCAPLGPGALLRAEFHQHQHTHQHTHQHQHTFAPFPAGLSPTPLLPPAAPPPFDKYAPKLDSPYFRHSNFFPSFPPAIPGLPTLLPHPGPFGSLQGAFQPKVSDPYRTAVRKPGKWCAVHVQIAWQIYHHQQKMKQMQLDPHKLEVAAKLDLFSRPPAPGVFAGFHYPQDLARPLLSASGAAHPTTNPFGPSAHPGSFLPTGHLTDPFSRSGTFGGLGSLGSNAFGGLGSHALTPGGSLFAPKEGSTLHGLPSPHEAWNRLHRAPPSFPTPPPPWPKTADAERVSALTNHDREPDKCREERERDLLEKTRLLSRASPAAPVGHPVSSLLLRGQGEPSRPGVPTEREAEPRVKDSRSPAKEDGAKLVARPPSPYIKASLGDVKVKEECREDGDAPEPPAGSLHPAPERPRAPPAPLQLGPGPAGRERLGFAWEPLRDAYRGLELPRRAGPTGAPPPGPATLLEPPERPYRDREPHDYSPERLREARREELERARAAHLDGVTLLPALGALHYPRLGPAAAALHNGLLARTPPAAAALGAPPPLVAAGAPPTPPGPPPRSRTTPLGGHGPGEARDYSPSRNPPEVEAR
- the FBRSL1 gene encoding fibrosin-1-like protein isoform X1, whose product is MEAKVRQSRRSRAQRDRGRRREAARDARDQSASSGDEPEPGPGKENACLPRAPPPRAPAARPPRRRRRESSSQEEEVIDGFAIASFSTLEALEKDMALKPHERKEKWERRLVKKPRESENCPSAEPSENGRPLEAGSPEQDLEPACDRGKKKVPLQPTKQMKVAVSRGGDSDDDSFHEAPSSRRSSSRDQLSDSSAQAVSGRGYSCDSESEDGDDKASVGSEKLFAPAASKGPTPGEKSAAKAGVAPKVSGLERSRELSTEPPFPPPARSPRASPPVKKEAPGPPRLTPPLPPAPSQPRAPLPTHVPLPLGAFPGPCPGAPAHNGLHTLSRSSSGSSGASLGLAKHASLSPHGPGPHLSTSHLALRSQAQHQHHAAMFAAPPTLPPPPALPANSLVIPGHPADASLLISFSQPIMYCQPHSGILIDRELLRQELNARFLVQSAERPCAPLGPGALLRAEFHQHQHTHQHTHQHQHTFAPFPAGLSPTPLLPPAAPPPFDKYAPKLDSPYFRHSNFFPSFPPAIPGLPTLLPHPGPFGSLQGAFQPKTSNPIEITGRASAVHTLLQKAPGVSDPYRTAVRKPGKWCAVHVQIAWQIYHHQQKMKQMQLDPHKLEVAAKLDLFSRPPAPGVFAGFHYPQDLARPLLSASGAAHPTTNPFGPSAHPGSFLPTGHLTDPFSRSGTFGGLGSLGSNAFGGLGSHALTPGGSLFAPKEGSTLHGLPSPHEAWNRLHRAPPSFPTPPPPWPKTADAERVSALTNHDREPDKCREERERDLLEKTRLLSRASPAAPVGHPVSSLLLRGQGEPSRPGVPTEREAEPRVKDSRSPAKEDGAKLVARPPSPYIKASLGDVKVKEECREDGDAPEPPAGSLHPAPERPRAPPAPLQLGPGPAGRERLGFAWEPLRDAYRGLELPRRAGPTGAPPPGPATLLEPPERPYRDREPHDYSPERLREARREELERARAAHLDGVTLLPALGALHYPRLGPAAAALHNGLLARTPPAAAALGAPPPLVAAGAPPTPPGPPPRSRTTPLGGHGPGEARDYSPSRNPPEVEAR